In a genomic window of Fibrobacter sp. UWH4:
- a CDS encoding outer membrane beta-barrel protein: MNRTIKGLLAIVAMTAMSFAQAPVDSATAPVAEPAAPAAETVAEQAAPAAPAAVEAAPEEAAPVAVRGADAAEAAPASSSSDVAAPVPAEPVQEPAVVVAPKAVRGADKDPQAVERFRDAKNVVYYETVYTREDGVPVRTVYVAEREGKDTVTMDNLMGLKPMKFKIGAHASVGAYQISGNDWDSDRYTGMNWKAGLMALIPLSEYTMGLKIGAMYEQTKASESYYINQVPTNFEFRQKMIDIPVLFTFKAPSSSLYFDLGVEMSIPLYDKLKISYTDRNDNHVSSRVDLMDDYRNAMDWAFVFGFSIMANQYISLDIAANLGMSDLYDGHFKYTNLNLDASSFNVGITLYPF, translated from the coding sequence ATGAATCGTACAATTAAAGGTCTTCTCGCTATAGTCGCCATGACGGCGATGTCCTTTGCGCAGGCTCCGGTTGATTCCGCTACGGCACCTGTTGCTGAACCTGCTGCTCCCGCGGCAGAAACTGTCGCAGAACAGGCGGCCCCAGCAGCTCCTGCCGCTGTTGAAGCTGCTCCCGAAGAAGCTGCTCCCGTGGCAGTCCGTGGCGCCGATGCCGCTGAAGCTGCTCCCGCCAGCTCAAGTTCCGACGTCGCTGCACCCGTTCCTGCGGAACCGGTGCAGGAACCAGCCGTTGTCGTGGCCCCGAAGGCTGTTCGCGGTGCCGACAAGGATCCTCAGGCGGTTGAACGTTTCCGCGATGCAAAGAATGTGGTTTATTACGAAACGGTCTACACTCGTGAAGATGGCGTGCCCGTCCGTACGGTTTACGTTGCCGAACGTGAAGGCAAGGATACCGTGACCATGGACAACCTGATGGGTCTCAAGCCGATGAAGTTCAAGATCGGTGCGCACGCCTCTGTCGGCGCCTACCAGATATCCGGCAATGATTGGGATAGCGACCGCTATACCGGTATGAACTGGAAAGCGGGTCTCATGGCCTTGATTCCCCTGAGTGAATATACGATGGGCCTTAAGATTGGTGCTATGTACGAACAGACCAAGGCGAGTGAGTCCTACTACATTAACCAAGTCCCGACAAATTTCGAATTTAGGCAGAAGATGATCGATATTCCGGTTCTGTTCACCTTCAAGGCTCCGTCTTCCAGTCTTTACTTTGATCTCGGTGTCGAAATGAGTATTCCTCTTTATGACAAGCTGAAGATCTCTTATACAGATCGCAATGACAACCATGTCTCTAGTCGCGTAGACCTGATGGATGACTACCGTAATGCGATGGATTGGGCGTTCGTTTTCGGTTTCTCGATTATGGCCAATCAGTATATCTCGCTTGATATTGCCGCTAATCTCGGTATGTCCGATCTTTACGATGGTCACTTTAAGTACACGAACTTGAATTTGGATGCCTCCTCCTTCAACGTAGGTATCACTCTCTATCCGTTCTAG
- a CDS encoding nucleoside recognition domain-containing protein codes for MVLNIIWLVFFFGAFVACMIQWIAFGDSGIFNKAILGAFDMSKTAFEIALRLTGILSLWLGIMKIGEKAGAVQILAKIVSPLFSRLFPEIPKNHPVIGTMLMNISANMLGLDNAATPMGLQAMKQLQEINPNEDKTVASNSQIMFLVLNASGLTLIPVSIMTYRAQMGASNPSDVFLPLLLSTFFSTIAGIVALSFFQKVKLKDPVTVAWLGGLSACVISIMVYFSHLTAEAIGTTSLLISGIALFGIIVAFLGLAVYKKVQAYEAFVEGAKDGFHTAVMIIPNLVAILVGVAVFRASGAMDLLLNGVSWILGLCGVGNDIVPALPTAIMKPLSGSGARGMMIDAMKTLGPDSFAGRLSCMFQGAADTTFYIIAVYFGSVGVKKTRHAVTCALIADAAGVIAAIAIAYLFFPPN; via the coding sequence ATGGTCTTAAATATCATTTGGCTCGTATTTTTCTTTGGCGCATTTGTCGCCTGCATGATTCAATGGATCGCCTTCGGCGATTCCGGCATTTTCAACAAGGCAATCCTCGGTGCATTCGACATGTCGAAAACGGCATTCGAAATTGCCTTAAGGCTTACCGGCATCCTTTCGCTTTGGCTCGGCATTATGAAAATCGGCGAAAAGGCAGGCGCAGTCCAGATTCTCGCCAAAATCGTCTCGCCGCTGTTTAGCCGCCTGTTCCCTGAAATACCGAAGAACCACCCGGTTATCGGAACCATGCTCATGAACATCAGCGCCAACATGCTCGGTCTCGACAACGCCGCCACCCCGATGGGCCTCCAGGCCATGAAGCAACTACAGGAAATCAATCCGAACGAAGACAAGACCGTCGCGAGCAATTCGCAAATTATGTTCCTGGTGCTGAACGCAAGCGGCCTTACGCTGATTCCAGTAAGCATCATGACCTACCGCGCGCAGATGGGCGCCTCCAATCCGAGCGACGTCTTCCTTCCGCTCCTGCTTTCTACGTTCTTCAGCACTATCGCCGGCATAGTCGCACTCAGCTTTTTCCAGAAGGTCAAGCTCAAGGACCCAGTAACGGTCGCCTGGCTCGGCGGACTTTCGGCTTGCGTTATTTCTATCATGGTCTACTTCAGCCACCTGACGGCAGAAGCCATCGGCACGACCAGTCTCTTGATTAGCGGCATCGCCCTGTTCGGCATCATCGTAGCCTTCCTCGGACTCGCCGTATACAAGAAGGTGCAGGCCTACGAAGCCTTTGTCGAAGGAGCGAAAGATGGCTTCCATACCGCCGTGATGATCATTCCGAACCTGGTCGCCATCCTCGTGGGTGTCGCCGTTTTCCGTGCAAGCGGTGCCATGGACTTGTTGCTGAACGGCGTTTCCTGGATTCTTGGACTCTGCGGAGTGGGCAACGATATCGTGCCAGCCCTCCCCACTGCCATCATGAAACCCTTGAGCGGTAGCGGTGCCCGCGGCATGATGATCGACGCCATGAAGACTCTCGGTCCAGACAGCTTTGCAGGTCGCCTGAGCTGCATGTTCCAGGGAGCCGCCGATACGACCTTCTACATTATCGCGGTGTACTTCGGTTCCGTAGGAGTAAAGAAGACTCGCCACGCCGTTACATGCGCCTTGATCGCAGATGCAGCCGGCGTGATTGCAGCAATCGCAATCGCCTACCTGTTCTTCCCGCCTAACTAA
- a CDS encoding HD domain-containing phosphohydrolase: MDRSRAKILVIDDTKTNIEVLEGILSNDYDVFVALDGKKGLLLAEKVKPDLILLDVMMPEMDGYETLHQMKEKGLVDNTPVLFLTAKADSKSEQQGLDLGAVDYITKPFHPNLVQLRIKNQLEFKHQRDHLQELVEEKTVDLRKTLKVMLTSLGALAEYRDPETGAHIKRTQVLVQMLAEKLRNHPRFKDAIPNNEYIDYYATAAPLHDIGKVGIPDEILRKPARLNEEEWAVMSTHAQMGYDVLVNATHELKDHPLVRISAEIILNHHERFDGDGYPNGLKGDAIPVGARLMSVADVYDALVSRRPYKEAFPHEVAVKEIQEGRGTQFDPDVVDAFMELESQLPAIYDRFKEES; this comes from the coding sequence ATGGATCGATCCCGCGCGAAAATTTTAGTTATTGACGATACGAAAACAAACATCGAAGTGCTCGAAGGCATTTTATCCAACGATTACGATGTTTTTGTTGCCCTGGATGGTAAAAAAGGGCTGTTGCTTGCCGAAAAGGTCAAGCCTGATCTTATATTGCTCGATGTGATGATGCCCGAAATGGACGGCTACGAGACTCTTCACCAGATGAAGGAGAAGGGGCTCGTCGACAATACTCCGGTCCTGTTCCTGACCGCCAAGGCGGATTCCAAGAGTGAACAGCAGGGGTTGGACCTTGGGGCGGTCGACTACATTACCAAGCCGTTCCATCCGAACCTGGTACAGCTCCGTATCAAAAACCAGCTTGAATTCAAGCACCAGCGTGACCATCTGCAGGAACTTGTTGAAGAAAAGACGGTGGACCTGCGCAAGACTCTCAAGGTGATGCTCACGAGTCTCGGTGCACTTGCCGAATACCGTGATCCTGAAACCGGGGCGCACATTAAGCGTACCCAGGTGCTGGTGCAGATGCTTGCCGAAAAACTGCGCAATCACCCGCGTTTTAAGGATGCCATCCCCAATAACGAATATATAGACTACTATGCAACGGCGGCCCCCTTGCACGACATTGGCAAGGTGGGCATTCCCGACGAAATTCTGCGCAAGCCAGCCCGCCTGAACGAAGAGGAATGGGCCGTGATGAGTACGCATGCGCAGATGGGCTACGATGTGCTTGTCAATGCGACGCATGAACTCAAGGACCACCCGCTGGTGCGAATTTCTGCAGAAATTATCTTGAATCACCATGAGCGTTTTGACGGTGACGGATACCCGAACGGTCTCAAGGGTGACGCTATCCCTGTCGGTGCGCGCCTGATGTCGGTTGCCGATGTCTACGACGCCCTTGTTTCCAGGAGGCCCTACAAGGAAGCTTTCCCGCACGAAGTTGCCGTCAAGGAAATCCAGGAAGGAAGGGGTACCCAGTTTGATCCGGACGTGGTCGATGCCTTTATGGAACTGGAATCGCAGCTTCCTGCCATTTACGACCGGTTCAAAGAAGAATCCTAG
- a CDS encoding zinc-ribbon domain-containing protein, with protein MNYCPHCHSPLKENATFCPHCGSDKETGWSEGSEFTDLETPDYEEIVDNEFGSKKKANPLAIVAAIIVTLAFIAAMVLH; from the coding sequence ATGAACTATTGCCCCCACTGCCATTCCCCACTCAAGGAAAACGCCACCTTTTGCCCGCACTGCGGAAGCGACAAGGAAACCGGCTGGAGCGAAGGTTCGGAATTTACCGATCTCGAGACACCGGACTACGAAGAAATAGTCGATAATGAATTCGGTTCCAAGAAAAAAGCGAACCCGCTTGCCATCGTAGCGGCAATCATCGTCACCCTGGCATTTATCGCAGCAATGGTGCTACACTAA
- a CDS encoding calcium/sodium antiporter: protein MILAIVAVIVGLAVLVWSADKFVDGAVGVAEFCGMSTLLIGMVIVGFGTSAPELTVSAISAAQGNPELALGNAYGSNIANIALILGATALISPILMQRSVLRGDLPILLAVSVLSIILVWDGSVARWNGILLLAVFAAAMAYSIHRELKKAKLEKSESLSGKADSAEPKKVSLGKSVFWLVLGLVLLVVSSRALVWGAVEIARTLGVSDLLIGLTIVAVGTSLPELASSIAAARKGENDIALGNIIGSNLFNTLAVVGIAAIVSPMDAIEKAVTYRDMPLMIALTVALIVLGFRRKGDGRLNRIAGAILLAVYVGYLALLIVQATK, encoded by the coding sequence ATGATACTTGCTATTGTTGCTGTAATTGTTGGCTTGGCCGTTCTCGTCTGGAGTGCGGACAAATTTGTGGATGGTGCCGTAGGTGTTGCTGAATTCTGCGGCATGTCCACGCTCCTTATTGGTATGGTTATTGTTGGTTTCGGAACCTCTGCTCCGGAGCTTACGGTGTCTGCGATTTCTGCGGCGCAGGGAAATCCTGAGCTTGCGCTTGGAAACGCTTATGGAAGCAACATTGCAAACATTGCGCTGATTTTGGGGGCGACCGCACTGATTTCTCCAATCTTGATGCAGCGTTCCGTGCTTCGCGGGGATTTGCCGATTCTGCTCGCGGTTTCAGTTCTTTCGATTATCCTCGTTTGGGATGGAAGCGTCGCTCGTTGGAACGGCATTCTGTTGCTTGCTGTTTTTGCAGCCGCAATGGCTTACAGCATTCATCGCGAACTGAAAAAAGCCAAGTTGGAAAAATCCGAAAGCCTGTCGGGGAAAGCTGATTCTGCCGAACCGAAAAAGGTGTCTCTCGGAAAATCTGTCTTTTGGTTAGTTCTTGGTCTTGTGTTGCTTGTCGTGAGTTCTCGCGCCCTTGTCTGGGGTGCTGTTGAAATAGCCCGTACGCTTGGCGTGAGCGACCTTCTGATTGGCTTGACGATTGTTGCCGTTGGAACATCTCTTCCGGAATTGGCTAGCTCTATTGCCGCTGCTCGTAAAGGCGAAAACGACATTGCTCTGGGCAACATCATCGGTTCGAACTTGTTCAATACGCTTGCGGTGGTTGGCATTGCGGCGATTGTTTCGCCGATGGATGCAATTGAAAAGGCTGTCACTTATCGCGACATGCCCTTGATGATTGCTTTGACCGTTGCCTTGATTGTGCTTGGCTTTAGGCGTAAAGGCGATGGCCGCTTGAACCGTATTGCCGGCGCCATTCTTTTAGCCGTCTATGTCGGTTACCTAGCTCTGCTTATCGTGCAAGCAACAAAATAA
- a CDS encoding response regulator, which yields MLVFIFSYAVRSMLVDSAVANTETALHERVQTEVEAFLKNREDKFLSFSKRFQQITKDNALRPMLYKQTQQGGEGIVDVYYGSKDGDFISGRGLKLESGKTEFRTTGWYLEASRKRGLAYTGPILRKDVNKQVLSLSYPIWDKNHKFKGAVAEDINLHKVRLSMGGLAKEEGGVTMLVGSENDNLLTYFPYEINRGKVLQDSVENLLQLVSDKFNSDTLMDGRILRFEKTNEHRQQLIFMVTPLSQLPFYIVHVSQHNRIAANIDNHASTVFGVVAIAVFLMMGLAALLSHILFRRYIQRDLNDSVNSSTLFDTLLWKGDNFTIILTNENFDILHASAYVVDFLNVGEDMKDESLFKFFKSETFEKFARRVAMGGQMLASERKTIEQVQNSDGEVAWWGMSFQVLVEDNGATRFLIMVTDETSGIQKDTILDTIMLSGDHSILIIFDKNMHVKYMSRQLAEFLNKEWRSFIGLSIMDLPEMGLPKSIISSMIDSFKKDEVWKDSFMLKPEDGSSETWFRGEGCTLKTQETVVGYMLSMIDISEVVAAREIAEQATQAKSEFLANMSHEIRTPMNAIIGMAHLISETNLDNHQRGFVDRISHAAKSLLGIINNILDFSKIEAKKQDLEITQLVLQDVIGEVAALAEVRIAGRPIELIVDVDPDIPEILMGDPLRLSQIFTNLINNATKFTEKGDITLSVKLLQQVNNTVKLYFCVKDTGIGMTPEQLGRLFNAFTQADGSTTRKYGGTGLGLVISKSLVELMGGQLQVSSVSGEGSQFFFTISLPVASQAGEPKWKSEDRLRNKNILLIDDCANLRTVLRHYLTRLQCVVEEACSVDEALELIQAHEEANEDPYDLFLVDYSMPLLNGFDFVYGLSDSMKSIPKILMHPIHFDESELSTAEGLGFNAFVSKPLQLSSMLSAMQEAFGYPLTYQKAAKKEKGKIYFKEAKILLVEDNQMNQELAVSLLNSVGLTTMIANNGKEALEMLKKDAFNLVLMDIQMPIMDGLTATREIRAREDEYFKQVPILAMSARAFKKDTEECLEAGMNAHIVKPIDPTILYEELAKFLQVAAETQGAAKDDQVDISQDDKDFISHFQKVKNFDAESGLYHVNNNRNMFLKILQGFVRDYGGNSFNLRSLIEQFHYEEATRIVHTIKGLCGTIGAGHVQNLAATLEADLEQKQCNFSDYNVFEENLRELVDELNIVLTDIVTEQNEPVQKVDDPEAEKKLREAVVALKDAVDTCSSTQCKRILDGIDGIAFEKSQEVLLRKLKELLEDYDFSEAAEILDSLEKTLG from the coding sequence GTGTTGGTCTTTATATTTTCTTATGCGGTTCGTTCCATGCTGGTGGATTCGGCGGTCGCCAATACCGAGACGGCGCTCCACGAACGCGTTCAGACCGAAGTCGAGGCTTTTCTCAAGAATCGCGAAGATAAGTTCCTCTCGTTTTCAAAGCGTTTTCAGCAGATAACGAAGGACAATGCGCTTCGGCCCATGCTTTACAAGCAGACGCAGCAGGGGGGTGAAGGGATTGTCGATGTCTATTACGGAAGCAAGGACGGCGATTTCATTTCGGGTCGCGGACTGAAACTTGAGAGTGGGAAGACGGAATTCCGCACGACGGGCTGGTACCTGGAAGCATCGCGTAAACGCGGACTTGCCTACACGGGGCCGATTCTCCGCAAAGATGTGAACAAGCAGGTGCTTTCGCTTTCGTATCCGATTTGGGATAAGAATCACAAGTTCAAGGGAGCCGTCGCCGAAGATATCAATCTTCACAAGGTGCGTCTTTCGATGGGCGGGCTTGCCAAGGAAGAAGGCGGCGTCACGATGCTGGTGGGGAGCGAAAACGACAACCTCCTGACCTATTTCCCGTACGAGATCAATCGTGGAAAGGTCCTGCAGGATAGCGTCGAAAATTTGCTTCAGCTGGTTTCGGACAAGTTCAATTCCGATACGCTGATGGATGGGCGCATCTTGCGATTCGAAAAGACGAATGAACATCGCCAGCAGCTCATTTTCATGGTGACTCCTTTGAGCCAGTTGCCGTTCTATATTGTCCACGTGAGTCAGCACAACAGGATTGCCGCGAATATCGACAACCACGCATCGACGGTATTCGGCGTGGTCGCCATCGCCGTGTTCCTGATGATGGGACTTGCTGCCCTTCTTTCCCATATTCTTTTCCGTCGTTATATCCAGCGCGATCTGAACGACAGCGTGAATTCCAGTACCTTGTTCGATACACTTTTGTGGAAAGGCGACAATTTTACGATTATCCTTACGAACGAGAATTTTGACATTCTTCATGCGAGTGCTTATGTGGTTGATTTCCTGAACGTCGGCGAGGACATGAAGGACGAAAGCTTGTTCAAGTTCTTCAAGTCGGAAACCTTTGAAAAGTTTGCGCGCAGAGTTGCCATGGGCGGCCAGATGCTTGCCAGTGAACGCAAGACGATTGAGCAAGTCCAGAATTCTGACGGGGAAGTGGCATGGTGGGGCATGTCGTTCCAGGTGCTTGTCGAAGATAACGGTGCGACAAGATTCCTGATCATGGTGACCGACGAAACGAGCGGAATCCAGAAAGATACCATCTTGGATACGATCATGCTTTCGGGCGACCATTCGATTCTGATCATCTTTGACAAGAATATGCATGTCAAGTACATGTCGAGGCAACTTGCTGAATTCTTGAACAAGGAATGGCGTTCGTTTATCGGTCTTTCGATTATGGATCTTCCCGAAATGGGACTGCCTAAATCGATTATCTCTTCGATGATTGATTCGTTCAAGAAGGACGAAGTCTGGAAGGATTCCTTTATGCTGAAGCCCGAGGACGGTTCCTCGGAAACTTGGTTCCGTGGTGAAGGCTGCACCTTGAAGACGCAGGAAACCGTTGTCGGCTACATGCTTTCGATGATCGATATCTCGGAGGTGGTGGCGGCTCGCGAAATTGCCGAGCAGGCGACCCAGGCGAAAAGCGAGTTCCTTGCGAATATGAGTCATGAAATTCGTACGCCGATGAATGCCATTATCGGCATGGCGCACCTGATTTCGGAAACGAACCTGGACAATCACCAGCGCGGTTTTGTGGATCGCATTAGTCATGCGGCAAAATCCTTGCTCGGCATCATCAACAATATTCTAGACTTCTCGAAGATTGAGGCGAAAAAGCAGGATCTGGAAATTACGCAACTTGTGTTACAGGATGTCATCGGCGAGGTGGCGGCGCTTGCGGAAGTTCGTATTGCAGGTCGCCCGATTGAACTGATTGTGGATGTAGATCCGGATATTCCAGAAATCTTGATGGGTGACCCGCTCCGTCTTTCGCAGATTTTCACGAACCTGATCAACAATGCGACCAAGTTTACCGAAAAGGGCGACATTACTTTGAGTGTAAAGCTCTTGCAGCAGGTGAACAATACGGTCAAGCTGTATTTCTGCGTCAAAGATACGGGAATTGGCATGACTCCCGAGCAGCTGGGGCGCCTGTTCAACGCCTTTACGCAGGCGGACGGTTCTACAACGCGCAAGTATGGCGGCACGGGACTTGGACTCGTGATTTCGAAGTCGCTGGTGGAACTGATGGGCGGTCAGCTGCAGGTGTCGAGTGTTTCGGGAGAAGGTTCTCAATTCTTCTTTACGATTTCTCTGCCCGTGGCATCGCAGGCCGGCGAACCGAAATGGAAAAGTGAAGACCGGTTACGCAACAAGAATATCTTGCTGATCGATGACTGTGCGAACTTGAGGACGGTTCTTCGCCATTACCTGACGCGTCTGCAATGCGTTGTCGAGGAAGCCTGTTCCGTTGACGAGGCTCTGGAGCTGATCCAGGCTCATGAAGAGGCCAACGAGGATCCGTACGATCTGTTCCTGGTGGATTACAGTATGCCTCTCTTGAACGGTTTTGACTTTGTGTATGGCCTGAGCGATTCGATGAAGTCGATTCCCAAGATTTTGATGCATCCGATCCATTTTGACGAAAGTGAACTTTCGACGGCCGAAGGACTCGGGTTCAATGCGTTTGTCTCTAAGCCGCTGCAGTTGAGTTCCATGTTGAGCGCCATGCAGGAAGCTTTCGGTTATCCGCTCACGTACCAGAAGGCGGCCAAGAAAGAAAAGGGTAAAATCTACTTCAAGGAAGCTAAGATTCTTCTGGTCGAAGATAACCAGATGAACCAGGAATTGGCGGTGTCCCTGTTGAACAGCGTCGGCCTTACCACGATGATCGCGAACAACGGTAAAGAAGCCTTGGAAATGCTCAAGAAGGATGCGTTCAACCTGGTGCTGATGGATATCCAGATGCCCATTATGGACGGCCTTACGGCGACCCGCGAAATCCGTGCCCGCGAAGATGAATACTTCAAGCAGGTGCCGATCCTCGCCATGAGTGCCCGAGCTTTCAAGAAGGATACGGAAGAATGCCTTGAAGCGGGTATGAATGCGCATATCGTAAAGCCGATTGACCCGACGATTCTTTACGAGGAACTGGCGAAGTTCCTGCAGGTTGCCGCAGAAACGCAGGGCGCCGCGAAGGACGATCAAGTCGATATCTCGCAGGATGACAAGGACTTTATTTCGCATTTCCAGAAGGTCAAGAATTTTGATGCGGAGTCGGGGCTTTACCATGTCAACAACAACCGCAATATGTTCCTCAAGATTTTGCAGGGCTTCGTCCGCGATTATGGTGGAAATTCGTTCAATCTGCGTTCCCTGATAGAACAGTTCCATTACGAAGAGGCGACCCGTATCGTGCATACGATTAAGGGACTTTGTGGAACTATCGGCGCAGGCCATGTCCAGAACCTTGCGGCAACGCTCGAAGCGGACTTGGAACAGAAACAGTGCAATTTTAGCGATTACAATGTTTTCGAAGAAAACCTGCGTGAACTTGTCGACGAACTGAATATCGTTCTGACGGATATCGTGACGGAACAGAACGAACCTGTCCAGAAAGTGGATGATCCCGAAGCAGAAAAGAAGTTGCGTGAAGCGGTTGTCGCCTTGAAGGATGCGGTGGATACCTGTTCTTCGACCCAGTGCAAACGAATCTTGGACGGTATAGACGGGATTGCCTTTGAAAAGAGTCAAGAAGTTCTTCTGCGCAAGCTGAAGGAACTGCTTGAAGATTACGATTTCAGCGAGGCCGCCGAAATCCTGGATTCCCTGGAAAAGACTCTCGGTTAG
- a CDS encoding glycoside hydrolase family 43 protein — translation MKRSFALAIIGAGIAFSQDIVEISPFWAAYDSVKLGNAINDLYEDLVLPDSTPRTDRKYPITWESSDTLFLGHDGRINGRFVGENKVVSLTASIKNVDTSQQTEKKLFKVSIHGYEPYSNYLFAYFPSNDNENIYYALSNDGYSFTAMNNGKRVVAADTVSIKKGLRDPHVLRAPDGWFYMVNTDMKSAEGWASNRGMVLMRSRDLINWEHSTVHFPDKYKGKNFANVTRVWAPETFWDDTYDNGDGTKGRPLVYFSLLTNDGTIPYDKVFYAYSNKDFTDLEGEPQHFFDRGKSTIDMDIVYNPVDKFYHAFYKNEGDGGICKVTASSLMPKSGAASGSQWSKPSKALQQTTEAVEGAGVFKLINQNTWVLMYDCYMNGHYQFTSSSDLENFKFVQDTKTSGAFTPRHGTILPVTAEETAKLMKAFPTPDFEPRVIDIPDSIGVCDGKKVVGPCSGTKIIPYVKIDEGGWNETLDLKVAKGATVQFGPHPWDGKLWSWEGPNGFKSTTRENTLKNVDGNFSGYYTVTYTNETGCKSTARIKMVVDDPDKPYVEPDTTVSIAKKYRDFSKPARLNRNPVYFDLLGNRLKAKPRNTVYIER, via the coding sequence ATGAAACGTTCATTTGCACTTGCGATTATAGGGGCGGGAATCGCCTTTTCCCAAGACATCGTCGAAATTTCGCCGTTCTGGGCCGCATACGACAGCGTCAAACTGGGCAATGCGATAAATGACCTCTATGAAGACCTCGTCCTTCCCGACTCCACCCCCCGTACCGACCGCAAATACCCTATCACCTGGGAAAGTTCGGACACCCTCTTCCTCGGACATGACGGACGCATCAACGGACGCTTCGTGGGCGAAAACAAGGTAGTTTCCCTGACCGCCAGCATCAAGAATGTCGACACATCGCAGCAAACCGAGAAAAAACTATTCAAGGTTTCCATCCACGGGTATGAACCCTACTCCAACTACCTTTTCGCCTATTTTCCGTCAAACGACAACGAAAATATCTACTACGCGCTGAGTAACGACGGTTACAGCTTTACCGCCATGAACAACGGCAAGCGCGTGGTGGCCGCTGATACCGTGAGCATCAAGAAGGGACTCCGCGACCCGCACGTGCTGCGCGCTCCCGACGGCTGGTTCTACATGGTAAATACCGACATGAAGAGCGCCGAGGGCTGGGCAAGCAACCGCGGCATGGTGCTCATGCGCTCCCGCGACCTCATCAACTGGGAACACAGCACGGTACATTTCCCGGACAAGTACAAGGGCAAGAACTTCGCGAACGTGACCCGTGTCTGGGCCCCCGAAACCTTCTGGGACGACACCTACGACAACGGCGACGGCACCAAGGGCCGCCCGCTAGTATATTTTTCGCTGTTGACCAACGATGGCACCATCCCCTACGACAAGGTGTTCTATGCCTACTCGAACAAGGACTTTACCGACTTAGAAGGCGAACCGCAGCATTTCTTTGACCGCGGCAAATCGACCATCGACATGGACATCGTCTACAACCCGGTCGACAAGTTCTACCACGCCTTCTACAAGAACGAAGGCGACGGCGGCATCTGCAAGGTGACCGCAAGTTCTCTCATGCCGAAAAGTGGAGCCGCCAGCGGTTCGCAGTGGAGCAAACCGAGCAAGGCCCTGCAACAGACGACCGAGGCCGTAGAAGGTGCAGGAGTCTTCAAGCTCATCAACCAGAACACCTGGGTGCTCATGTACGACTGCTACATGAACGGGCATTACCAGTTCACAAGCAGTTCCGACCTCGAAAACTTCAAGTTCGTGCAGGATACCAAGACGAGCGGCGCATTCACACCCCGCCACGGGACAATCCTCCCGGTTACCGCCGAAGAGACTGCAAAACTCATGAAAGCCTTCCCCACTCCGGACTTTGAACCGCGAGTGATTGACATTCCAGATTCCATCGGCGTGTGCGACGGCAAGAAGGTCGTTGGCCCCTGCAGCGGCACGAAGATTATCCCCTACGTGAAAATCGATGAAGGAGGCTGGAACGAGACACTCGATCTGAAGGTCGCGAAGGGCGCTACGGTGCAGTTCGGCCCGCACCCGTGGGACGGCAAGCTCTGGAGCTGGGAAGGCCCGAACGGATTCAAGTCGACGACTCGCGAAAACACTCTCAAGAACGTAGACGGCAACTTCAGCGGTTACTATACCGTGACTTACACCAACGAAACCGGCTGCAAGAGCACGGCGCGCATCAAGATGGTCGTCGACGATCCGGACAAGCCGTACGTGGAGCCGGACACGACTGTCAGCATTGCCAAGAAATACCGCGATTTCAGTAAACCCGCTCGCCTAAACCGTAACCCGGTTTACTTTGATTTGCTCGGCAACAGGCTCAAGGCCAAGCCGAGAAACACTGTTTATATAGAGCGGTAG